In Desulfosudis oleivorans Hxd3, the DNA window CTTCGCATCAGTATAAATACGGCGTCCGACAAGCTGGCCCTGCTGATGGAGACCTCCAAGCCGGACCGCCAGCAGATCAAAAAGCTGGTAAAAGAGATCTCTGAGCTCAAGGGAAAGCTTGCCGAAAAACATGTGGACTATCTGATGGAAGCCCGTGAGATAGCCCCTGAAGCAGGTAAACGGTTTGGTGTTGGAAAAGGAGCATGTGGTTTTGGTTTTCAGGGCCGGTCCCCCGGTCCTGGATTGTGCCGGAATTAGCAATCCGGTAATGGCGCGCGGCTGTGCCGGTCTCCTCCCCTGCGGCACAGCCTCCCCCCAACGCCATTGCCTTGCAACCGGCTCCTCCTGGCTGTGCCCTCTGCCTCCCCCCCCTCCCCCTCAAACGCGCGGGGGGCACAGCCTTTTCCTTAAAAAACCGCACACCATCTCCCGCCTTCACTTTTACGCTTGTTCTTAATCGACTTCGTTCCGGTTTGAAAAGTTTCTCTCATTCGAACACCTTCTTCGTGGTCTTCGTTTTCTTCGCGACCTTTGTGTTCAAACCGGCTGGCCGGCCAGCCTGACAGGTCTTTGATTGACACAAAGTCCCGGAGGCAAAACGCCATTTAACAAAAATCATGTGCTTCGGCAAAAAAACTGGTTTTTTCACCATGCCTCATGTAAGATACCGCCATGAAGCTGTAAAAAAACCTGTAAGCATTCTGTTTTTAATATACAATCCGACATTTAAGAAAAGGAGGGTGCATCCCATGTCGAAAAAACGCATTCTCGTGGTGGATGACGAACCCGATTTCGTCATGCTGGTGAAAAAATACTTGGAAAAGGCGGGCTTCCAGGTGGAAATGGCCTTCAACGGCGTTGAGGCCCTGGAAAAGGTCCATGCCAACCCGCCGGACGGTATGGTGCTGGACGTGATGATGCCGGAAAAAGACGGCTACGAGGTGTGCGCGGAACTCAAAGGGGATGAGAAGTACGCCGATATTCCCATTGTGCTGCTGACCGCCGTGGCTGACCACGTCAGCTCTACCCGCTACTCCCACTTTGACGGCATTTCCATGAAAGCCGACGACTATCTGCCCAAGCCCGCCTCCGCTGAAGACATCTGCGAAAGCGTCAAAAGCCTGGTAGACTAAAACAGACCGGGCCGGAAAGCGTTAAACTTTCCGGCCCCTTGTGTCTGCCGGACTAAACGTTTCTGGGCGCCGGCAGCCTGACGGTAAAGGTGCTGCCCTTGCCGGGCTGGCTCGCAAGGTCAATGGTGCCGCCCATCTGCTCCACCAGCCCTTTCACAATGGGCAGGCCCAGGCCGGTGCCCGTGATAAACCGGGTGTTCTCGTCCTTGACCCGGAAAAACTTTTCAAAAATCTTCTCCCTGTGCTGCTCGGCGACACCGAACCCGGTATCCGCCACAGACACCCTGAAAAACCCATCCTCCATGTCGGCCCGCACCACAACGGAACCGCCGTTGCCCGTGTATTGAAGGGCGTTGGCCACCAGGTTGCCAAAGATGCTTTCAAGGGCCAGGGGGTCGGCGGTCAGCTCGGGAAACGGCCCGGTCCCCAGCTCCAGGGAAAGCCTCTGCTCTCTGGCCGCGGCCCGGGACTGCATGAAGTCCACGATGCTGGCAAGCAGGTTTTCCAGCCGGATCGGCTGAATGTTGTGTGTCACGCCGCCGGACTCGATGCGGGACAGATCCAGCAGGTCCCCGATCAGGGCGATCAGGCCGCCGGTCTTCTCCTTGGCCCGGGAAAGGATGTACTGATCCTCGTTGTCGTCGTTTTCTTCGGCCATGTCCCGCAGCACCGCGCCCAGCTGCTCGTGAATGGTGGAGAGCGGGGACCGGAGTTCGTGGGACACCTTGGCCACGAACTCGGACTTGAGTTGATCGAGCAGCTTGATGGAGGTGATGTCGCCCAGGGTCACCACCGTGCCGATGCACTCGCCGGTTTCGGCCTGGACCGGGCGGCCCCGGGCAATAAGATACTTTTCCCCGCCGATGCTCAGTTCGTGGGTAAACAGGTCGGCGGCGCCGCCGTTATCGCCCCTGGCCGTGCGCCGCACCATGTCGCAAAGCACCGGATCTTCGATGTAAGTGGCGATGTCGGCACCGGGAGCGGTTTCCGGTGCCAGCCCCACCAGCAGCTTGAACGACGGATTCATCAGCACCACGGTACCGTTTTTATCGGTAACCGCCACGCCGGTGGGAAGGGACTCCACAATGGCGCTGATCCGGCTCTTTTCCGTGCCCAGGTCGGCCAGGGTCCGGCTCCGCTCCAGGGCCAGCTGCTCGGTCTCATGGATCAGGCGAATCTTGTCCAGTGCCCGTTCCACCACGATGCGCAGCTGGGCCGGGTCAAAGGGCTTTGGAATAAAGTCGTAGGCCCCCTGTTTCATGGCCTCGATGGCGGTCTCCACCGTGGCAAAGCCGGTGATCACGATCACCAGGATATCCCGCTCCTGCTGCTGAATCTCCCGCAACACATCCATGCCGTCGATGCCGGGCATCTTCAGATCCAACAGCAGCACGTCAAAAAACTCCCGGCCCAGCAGCTCCAGGGCCTCGTGGCCGTTCGCCGCCATGGACACTTCACAGTCCAGGCGCCGGAGCACGCGGACACACCCCTCGCGGATATCCTTTTCGTCATCCACCACCAGAATCTTCATGCGTTGCCTATCGTCCACTCTCGTCCTCTCCTTGTCCCGAATAGGCCGGCAGCTCCACTCTGAAAACAGCGCCCCGTTCAGGTTTGTTGGCGGCGGACACCCGTCCGCCGTGATCATCAATAATGCTGTAAACCAGGCTCAGGCCCAGGCCCGTGCCCTTGCCCTCGTCCTTGGTCGTATAAAAAGGCTCAAAGATACGGGGCAGGGTGTCGGCCGGAATACCGGGGCCGGTGTCGGCGATCTCCACCGTCACCATTTCGCCCATGGCCGACGCGCCGGTGGTGATGGTCAGCTCGCCCTTGCCTTCCATGGCCTGGGCCGCGTTGAGAATAATATTCATGAACACGTGATTGAGCTGCTGCACGTCCGCATCCACCCACAGGGCCGTGTCGGCAAACCGCTTCTCAATGGTGATGTCATGAAACAGGGTCTGGTTTTCAAGCAGAAACAGGGTACGGGCCACGCTCTGGTTCACATCCACCATGGTCCGCTGCTGGCGGGTCTGGCGGGCGAACTCCAGCAACTCCCGCACGATGTCGCTGCTGCGCTGGGCGTCCCGCAGAATGCGATGAATATCCTCGGTGACCTCCCTGCTCAGGTCATAGTCCTCCAGCAGCAGCTTGGCGTACAGCATGATGCCACCCAGGGGGTTGTTGAGCTGGTGGGCCACGCCCGCGGCCAGCTTGCCCAGGGAGGACATCTTTTCGGCCTGCAGAAGCTGGGTCTGGGTCTTCTGAAGGTCGGCCTTGATGCGCAGGTCCTCGGTCATGTCATGAAAAAACCCGATGGAGGCGATCTCCTTTTCCCCCTCGTACACAATGGAAGCGTTCAACAGGATGGGCACCGTGCCCCCGTCCTTTCTCAGGGCGTCCACCTGAAAGGACTTGAGTTTGCCTTCGCCGCCATGGTCCGGGCTGCGCATCATTCGCATGATCTCACGGGCCCCGTCACCCGGATAGATGTTGCGAATATCCAGGCTGTTTAGCGCCTCGTCCACCGTGTAGCCCGAGATCTCGGAAGCGGCCTCGTTGAAGATGATCACCTTGCCGGTTTTATCCGCGGCGATCACGCCGTCCACGGAACTTAAGATCAGGTTGCGCAAGAAGGCGTTGGACATCTCCAGCCGGCCTCGAATCTCGCCCAGCACGGTAACGTCGAAATCAATCATCACCAGGGCTTCAATGCGGTCCCCGTCAAAAATGGGATAGGAGTAAAAGCACGACCCGTCGCCGGCGATCTCAAAAGTGCCCCGGGTCACGCCGGACAGGGCCGGCCGCTTGCTGCGCAGCACCTCGCTGGCCATGCAGGTCTGGCAGGGCGTATCCCGGTTGCAGAACACCTCGTAGCATTTTTTGCCCTCCAGGGGTTCTCCCACCAGCAGCCCGGTAAAGGTGTTGGCCACCAGAATGGTATAGTCCGGAGAGATGATAAAAAACTTCCGCTGGGACGCATCAATGGACTTGATTAACAGTTCTTTTTGCGCATCGGTTCGCATAGGCGTTCCCTTCCCGCGGTTATTGAAAGATAACATCTTATTTATTTTAATGAATTATACTATTTTTTGCGGTTGTGCAAACATTTTTGCCTTGAATTTTCCCGGCAAATGGCGTAATCAGGCCCTATTGTGACGCCGTACCCACGGCGGCACTCACTTGATTGACAAGGCTTGGAGGCCATAACATGACGATGAAAGTGCTTGTATCCGACACCATTGACGCGTCCGGCGTATCCCGCCTGGAGAACGAATCCGGCTTTGCCGTTGACGTTAAAACCGGGCTTCCCCCGGAGGAACTGAAATCCATTATTGGACAGTACGACGCCCTGATCATTCGCAGCGCCACCAAGGTGACCGCCGATATTCTCGAAGCGGGTGCCCCGAAGCTCAAGGCCGTGGCCCGGGCCGGCATCGGCCTGGACAACGTGGATATTCCCGCGGCTACCAAGCACGGCGTGGCCGTGATGAACACGCCGGAAGGCAACGTGGTGACAACGGCGGAGCACACCATTGCCATGATGATGGCCCTGACCCGCAACATTCCCCAGGGGACCCTCTCCCTGCGGTCCGGCCAGTGGGAAAAGAAAAAACTCCAGGGCCGGGAGGTGTTCAACAAGACCCTGGGCGTGATCGGTTTCGGCAAAATCGGTTCCATCGTGGCCGACCGGGCCCGCCAGCTCAAGATGAACGTTATTGTCTTTGACCCCAACATCGCCCGGACCACCATTGAAAATGAAGGGTTCGAGTATGTCTCTTTAGACGACCTTTTTGCCCGGGCCGACTACATCACCGTCCATGTACCCAAGCTCAAGCAGACCGTGGGGCTTTTAAACAAGGCCGCCTTTGAAAAGATGAAAACCGGCGTGATGGTTCTCAACTGCGCCCGGGGCGGCATTGTGGATGAGGCCGACCTGTACGACGCCCTGATGTCGGGCAGGGTGGCGGCCGCGGCCCTGGACGTGTTTGTGACAGAACCGCCCGGTGAGCACCCCCTGCTCAAGCTGGACAACGTGATCGCCACGCCCCATCTGGGCGCCTCTACCAAGGAGGCCCAGGTCAACGTGGCCGAGGCCGCGGCCCACCAGATCATTGAGTTCCTCAAAAACAACACGGTGATCAACGCCGTCAACCTGCCGGCCGTGTCCGGCGACCTGCTGGAAAAACTGTCGCCCTTCACTACCCTGGCCGACCGCATGGGCCGCCTGCTGGCCCAATTTTCAGGGGCCAACATCACCGAAATCAAGATTGAATACAACGGTGACTTTCAGGGCCTGGACCTGGCGCCGGTCACCACCGCCGCGGTCAAGGGCCTGCTCACGCCCCTGGTGGCCTACCAGGTCAACTCGGTAAACGCCGCCTCCCTGGCCGGAGAGATGGGCATTGCCATCACCACCCGCAGCGAAACCCTTCCCATCGACTACACCAGCCTGATCACCATCAGCGTGACCTCCGGCGCCGGCACCCACACCGTGGCCGGCACCATCTTTGGCAAAAAGGAGGCGCGGGTGGTCCGGATCAACGACTTCCGGCTGGAGATGATTCCTACAAAAGGCCATTTTGCCATCATTCACAACCTGGACAAGCCCGGCGCCATCGGCAGCATCGGCACCACCCTGGGCACCTTCGGCGTCAACATCGAGCGCATGCAGGTGGGCCAGCAGGGCGACACCCTGCGCAACATCATCTTCCTGAGAACCGGATCGCGCATTCCCGACGATGCCCTGGCGGCCGTAAAAGAGCTGCCCCTGGTCAAGGATGTGACGGTTTTTGAGCTTGACGAATAGCAAACCGGTCTTACATTTCTATTGATATACCGCCCCCGGCCGGTGTGTGCGGCCCGTGGATCAACACCCGCAGGCAATGCCCGTGCCGGTTGCATGACCGCATACGACAAGGAGTAATCCCCATGACCGCTGCAGAATCCCAGGACTTTGTTCTCAAGGAAGACGACAAGAACAAGTCCCAAAAAACGGAAAGCCGGCTTCCGGCCATCAATTTTTCCACCTTTGTCTTTTCCCTCAACTCATCGGCCTTGGTACACCTGGGCGTCATTGCCGACCCCGTGTCCGGCAAAACAGAGAAAAACCTGGCCGTGGCCAAACATACCATCGACATTATCGGTATGCTGAAGGAGAAAACCGCCGGAAACCTGACCGATGATGAAAAAGGACTGCTGGAAACGGCTTTGCGCGACCTGAGAATTCTTTACGTAAAGGAGAAGGACAGCAAATGAAACATTACGCCACTCTCCCCACGGCAATCAGCAGGCGGTGCGTGGCGGGCGCCGGAATGGCCCTTGCCCTGCTTACCCTGCTTTTTACCATGAACTCGGCGGCCCTGGCCGCGATTCAAAAACAGCCGGCCCTGATTCCCGAATCATTCAGCGAACTGGCCGACGCTATCGGTCCGGCCGTGGTCAACATCCGCACCGAAACAACAACGGCCCAGAGCGACCGCCTGTCCCGCCATTTTTTTAACTCCCCCTTTGGAGAAAACGACCCGTTTAACGAGTTCTTCGAGCGGTTTTTCAATGCCCCCCACGGCCGGCAGTTCAAGCAACGCAGCCTGGGCTCGGGGTTTGTCATCGATTCACGGGGGCTGATCGTCACCAACAACCACGTGGTGGAAAACGCGGACAAGATTATTGTCAAGCTCAAAGACGGTGATGAGTTTGACGCCACGGTGGTGGGAACCGACGCCAACACCGATCTGGCCCTGCTGGAAATCGAGGCAAAGCGGCCCCTTCCCAGCCTGGAGCTGGGCGATTCAGACGACCTGAAGGTGGGGGAATGGGTGGTGGCCATCGGCAGCCCCTTCGGCCTGGAACAGACCGTCACCGCGGGCATCGTCAGTGCCAAGGGCCGGGTGATCGGGGCCGGTCCCTATGACGACTTCATTCAGACCGACGCCTCCATCAACCCCGGCAACAGCGGCGGCCCCCTGGTCAACCTGGCCGGCGAGGTGGTGGGCATCAACACCGCCATCATTGCCAGCGGCCAGGGCATCGGGTTTGCCATTCCCGCCAACCTTGCCAACAACATTCTTGAGCAGCTGGAGACCAAAGGCCACGTGATTCGCGGCTGGCTGGGCGTGGGCATTCAGCCGGTGAGCAAAGAGATGGCCGAGTATTACAACCTGGAAAGCGGCAAAGGGGCACTGGTCACCGAGGTCTTTCCCGGGGATCCGGCGGACAAGGCCGGCATCAAGACCCAGGACATCATTCTTGAGGTCAACGGTAAAGAAATTAAAGACAGCCGGGATCTTTCCGCCATGATCGCCAGCCTGCCCGTGGGAGAAACCATCAAAGTAATGCTGCTGCGGGACGGAAAGAAAAAAACCGTAACCGTCAAGATCAAGGAACGGGACGACACCCGCGTGGCGGGCAAATCGGAAACCGGCACCCAGAGCGCCATGGACCTGGAAGTGGCCGACATCACCGAAGAGGTGGCCAGAAAACTGAACCTGAACAGCACCGAGGGCGTGTACGTGTCTGAAGTGGCCCCCGGTGGAAAGGGCGATCAGGCCGGCATTCAGCCGGGAGATGTGATCAGAGAGATCAACCGGCAGCGCATTCAGAACACGGCCGACTTTGAGGCCATCCTGAAAGGTATCAAGGAGGGAGACCCCCTGCTGATCCTGATTCGAAAATCCAACGGCATGTTCATGGTGATAAAAACCACCCGGTAGCCCGGATATTGCATAAAACATCCGGGGTAACGGGCGACAACACCGGACAATTTGAGCAGGCGCTTGATATCTCCCGATATCAGCGCCTGCCGTTTTATGGTAACCAAGGGGGTCCGTCATGAAGGTGCTGTCCCCTGCCAAAATCAACCTGTTTTTGCACGTCACCGGAAAGCGGGCCGACGGGTATCACGATCTTTTTACCCTGATGTGCTGCATCGGCCTGTTTGACGAGCTGACATTCGAACTCACCGACAGCGGCGTTTCGGTCCGGTGTGACCATTCAGCGGTTCCCTCCGATGCTTCCAACCTGGCCCACCGGGCCGCGACCCTCTTTTTTGAGCGTACCGGCATTCAGGCCGGGGTCTCCATCACCCTTGTCAAGCACATTCCTGTGGCCGCCGGCCTGGGCGGCGGCAGCAGCAACGCCGCAACGGTCCTGGTGTGGCTCAACAACCGGTTCGGGCGGCCGCTCTCCATGGACCGCCTTCTGGAGATGGGGGCCCTTCTGGGCGCGGATGTGCCGTTTTTCATCTTTGGCCGGCCGGCCCTTGCCACCGGCATCGGAAACCGCCTTGTCGCCTACCCTCTCCTGCCCTCCCTGCCGGTGGTGCTGATCCATCCGGACATTCCTGTTTCCACCGGCGATATCTACAAAAGTTTCAATTTAACATTGACAAATAACAAAAAAATTTCTACGATCCATTCTTTTACAAAACAGACGCCTTTTGAGTTTGCAAAACACCTTGAAAACGATCTGGAAACGGTTACTCTGGAGCGATATCCGGAGATAGGGGCCGCCAAAAAAAGACTGGTGGCCGCCGGCGCGCGGGGTGTTCTGATGTCCGGCAGCGGCCCTGCCGTGTTCGGCGTTTTTAAGGACCCGGCGGCGGCGGAACAGGCCTATGCGACGATTCCCCGGCAGACGGGAGAACGGCTGTTTTGCGCGACATTACTGACGGCGGGACATACGGCTTGACCGAAAAATGAAGCCTTTGCACTGGGGCGTCGTCAAGCGGTAAAGACACAGGATTTTGATTCCTGCATTCGGAGGTTCGAATCCTCCCGCCCCAGCCAATGGACACGATGCCGGAAAACGATATGAGGACAGGCCATTGAAGGAACCAAACAACGATTTTAAAATTTTTTCGGGAAACGCAAATCCCGGGCTGGTGGAAAAAATCTGCGCGTACCTGGGCCGGCCCCTGGGAAAGGCCAAGGTCTCCCGGTTCAGCGACGGCGAGGTCCAGATCGAAATCAACGAAAACGTCCGGCGCAAGGACGTGTTTCTGATCCAGTCCACCTGCGCGCCGGTCAACGATAACCTGGTGGAACTGCTGCTGATGCTTGATGCGCTCAAACGCTCCTCGGTCAGCAAGATCACCGCGGTGATTCCCTATTACGGATATGCCCGCCAGGACAAAAAGGTAGCGCCCCGGGTGCCGATCAGCGCCAAGCTGGTGGCGGACCTGCTCACCCAGGCCGGTGCCAACAAGATCATCACCCTGGACCTGCATGCCGGCCAGATTCAGGGCTTTTTCAATGTGCCGGTAGACAACCTGTTCGCGGCCCCGGTGCTGATCACCCACATTAAAAAACACTTTTCCCCCGACAACCTGGTCATTGTCTCTCCCGACGCCGGCGGTGTGGAGCGGGCACGGGCCTTTGCCAAGCGACTGGACGCGGAACTGGCCATTGTGGACAAGCGCCGCTCCGCTCCCAACCAGGCCCAGGCCATGGCGGTCATCGGTGACGTCAAGGATAAAATCGCGATTATTTTAGACGACATGGTGGACACCGCCGGCACTCTGACCGAGGCGGCGGCGGCCCTGGACGCCAAGGGCGCCAGGGAAGTGAATGCCTGCTGCGTGCATCCGGTGCTGTCCGGCCCGGCGGTGGACCGCATCACCGGCTCCAAACTCAAACAGATTATCGTCACCGACACGGTGCCGCTGAATGAAAATGCGAAACAGTGCAACAAAATAGAGGTCCTCTCCATCGCCGACCTGGTGGGAGAGGCCATGATACGAAGCTACAGGGGCGATTCGGTCACCTCTCTTTTTGTATAGCCCCGTCCATTGCGCTTACCAAAATATAAAGAAACAAAGGATTTTTGAAACATGGAATTAAAGGAACTGCAAGTCAAAACACGTCAGATGGCGGGTGGGCCCACCCCAAAGGCGCTGCGGCGCCAGGGGTTTGTTCCCGCAATAGTGTATGGTCATAAAAACGACCCGCTTCCCCTTGCCGTGGACGATCACACTTTTCGCCTTCTGCTCAAGGACGCCGGCCAACAGGCCCTTCTCTCCCTCGTCATCGACGACGGGGCCGCGTCAAAAACCGTCATGCTCAAGGAGCTCCAGCAACACCCGGTCTCCCTGAAGCTGATTCACGCCGATTTTCACGAAGTGGATCTGACCAAGAAAATCACCACCTATGTCCCTGTTGCCACAACGGGTGTGTGCAAGGGCGAAAAAGAGGGTGGTGTGCTTCAGCTGATCCGTAGAGAACTGGAAGTGCGCTGCCTGCCGGGACTTATTCCGGAATCCATCGCCATCGATATCAGCGCTCTCGACATCGGTGATTCGGTCCACGTGGCTGATATCGAGGCCCCGGAGGGGGTTGAGCTGGTGCATGAGGTCAACTTCACGGTGATCGCCGTAGCCGCGCCTACAAAAGAAACGGTTGAAGACGAAGAAGCAGAAGAGGCCGCGGCAGAAGGCGCCGAAGAGACCGGGGAGACCGGGGAGACAGAAGAAGGCGGCGACGAATAAACCAAAGCCTGTCAACGCGGTTTTTCTATTCAGTGATGCATGTATGAAACAGAACCCTATCTGCTGGCAGGACTCGGCAACCCGGGAAGTGATTACGCCCGCACCCGGCACAACATCGGGTTCATGGTGATTGACCGGCTGGCCGAACGGTTTTCTTTTGCCATCGACAGAACAAAAGGCAGTTGCCTGTATGGCACCGGAGGAATCGAGGGGCAACGGGTGGTGGCGGTAAAACCGCAGGGATTTATGAACAGCAGCGGGCCGCCGCTTTTCCGGCTGGCACAATATTTAAAAATATCAAGCAAGCGAATGTTGGTCGTACACGACGACATCGACCTTGCTTTTGGAAAATTAAAAATAAAAACGAAAGGAGGTCATGGCGGACACAACGGCATCAAATCGATCATCGATACCTTTGGAACGGATGACTTTGTCCGTGTCCGCATCGGTATCGACCACC includes these proteins:
- a CDS encoding response regulator transcription factor yields the protein MSKKRILVVDDEPDFVMLVKKYLEKAGFQVEMAFNGVEALEKVHANPPDGMVLDVMMPEKDGYEVCAELKGDEKYADIPIVLLTAVADHVSSTRYSHFDGISMKADDYLPKPASAEDICESVKSLVD
- a CDS encoding Spy/CpxP family protein refolding chaperone, which codes for MKKRALTAVVALFVMALATYGFAWGPDRSGDCPRFRGQGAEEGANARSPWKSDLTEEQQKALDGLNQKFIDDTVDLRISINTASDKLALLMETSKPDRQQIKKLVKEISELKGKLAEKHVDYLMEAREIAPEAGKRFGVGKGACGFGFQGRSPGPGLCRN
- a CDS encoding 50S ribosomal protein L25 encodes the protein MELKELQVKTRQMAGGPTPKALRRQGFVPAIVYGHKNDPLPLAVDDHTFRLLLKDAGQQALLSLVIDDGAASKTVMLKELQQHPVSLKLIHADFHEVDLTKKITTYVPVATTGVCKGEKEGGVLQLIRRELEVRCLPGLIPESIAIDISALDIGDSVHVADIEAPEGVELVHEVNFTVIAVAAPTKETVEDEEAEEAAAEGAEETGETGETEEGGDE
- the ispE gene encoding 4-(cytidine 5'-diphospho)-2-C-methyl-D-erythritol kinase, producing MKVLSPAKINLFLHVTGKRADGYHDLFTLMCCIGLFDELTFELTDSGVSVRCDHSAVPSDASNLAHRAATLFFERTGIQAGVSITLVKHIPVAAGLGGGSSNAATVLVWLNNRFGRPLSMDRLLEMGALLGADVPFFIFGRPALATGIGNRLVAYPLLPSLPVVLIHPDIPVSTGDIYKSFNLTLTNNKKISTIHSFTKQTPFEFAKHLENDLETVTLERYPEIGAAKKRLVAAGARGVLMSGSGPAVFGVFKDPAAAEQAYATIPRQTGERLFCATLLTAGHTA
- a CDS encoding ribose-phosphate pyrophosphokinase; the encoded protein is MKEPNNDFKIFSGNANPGLVEKICAYLGRPLGKAKVSRFSDGEVQIEINENVRRKDVFLIQSTCAPVNDNLVELLLMLDALKRSSVSKITAVIPYYGYARQDKKVAPRVPISAKLVADLLTQAGANKIITLDLHAGQIQGFFNVPVDNLFAAPVLITHIKKHFSPDNLVIVSPDAGGVERARAFAKRLDAELAIVDKRRSAPNQAQAMAVIGDVKDKIAIILDDMVDTAGTLTEAAAALDAKGAREVNACCVHPVLSGPAVDRITGSKLKQIIVTDTVPLNENAKQCNKIEVLSIADLVGEAMIRSYRGDSVTSLFV
- a CDS encoding DegQ family serine endoprotease — encoded protein: MKHYATLPTAISRRCVAGAGMALALLTLLFTMNSAALAAIQKQPALIPESFSELADAIGPAVVNIRTETTTAQSDRLSRHFFNSPFGENDPFNEFFERFFNAPHGRQFKQRSLGSGFVIDSRGLIVTNNHVVENADKIIVKLKDGDEFDATVVGTDANTDLALLEIEAKRPLPSLELGDSDDLKVGEWVVAIGSPFGLEQTVTAGIVSAKGRVIGAGPYDDFIQTDASINPGNSGGPLVNLAGEVVGINTAIIASGQGIGFAIPANLANNILEQLETKGHVIRGWLGVGIQPVSKEMAEYYNLESGKGALVTEVFPGDPADKAGIKTQDIILEVNGKEIKDSRDLSAMIASLPVGETIKVMLLRDGKKKTVTVKIKERDDTRVAGKSETGTQSAMDLEVADITEEVARKLNLNSTEGVYVSEVAPGGKGDQAGIQPGDVIREINRQRIQNTADFEAILKGIKEGDPLLILIRKSNGMFMVIKTTR
- a CDS encoding DUF1844 domain-containing protein; this encodes MTAAESQDFVLKEDDKNKSQKTESRLPAINFSTFVFSLNSSALVHLGVIADPVSGKTEKNLAVAKHTIDIIGMLKEKTAGNLTDDEKGLLETALRDLRILYVKEKDSK
- a CDS encoding PAS domain-containing sensor histidine kinase, with the translated sequence MRTDAQKELLIKSIDASQRKFFIISPDYTILVANTFTGLLVGEPLEGKKCYEVFCNRDTPCQTCMASEVLRSKRPALSGVTRGTFEIAGDGSCFYSYPIFDGDRIEALVMIDFDVTVLGEIRGRLEMSNAFLRNLILSSVDGVIAADKTGKVIIFNEAASEISGYTVDEALNSLDIRNIYPGDGAREIMRMMRSPDHGGEGKLKSFQVDALRKDGGTVPILLNASIVYEGEKEIASIGFFHDMTEDLRIKADLQKTQTQLLQAEKMSSLGKLAAGVAHQLNNPLGGIMLYAKLLLEDYDLSREVTEDIHRILRDAQRSSDIVRELLEFARQTRQQRTMVDVNQSVARTLFLLENQTLFHDITIEKRFADTALWVDADVQQLNHVFMNIILNAAQAMEGKGELTITTGASAMGEMVTVEIADTGPGIPADTLPRIFEPFYTTKDEGKGTGLGLSLVYSIIDDHGGRVSAANKPERGAVFRVELPAYSGQGEDESGR
- the serA gene encoding phosphoglycerate dehydrogenase, yielding MKVLVSDTIDASGVSRLENESGFAVDVKTGLPPEELKSIIGQYDALIIRSATKVTADILEAGAPKLKAVARAGIGLDNVDIPAATKHGVAVMNTPEGNVVTTAEHTIAMMMALTRNIPQGTLSLRSGQWEKKKLQGREVFNKTLGVIGFGKIGSIVADRARQLKMNVIVFDPNIARTTIENEGFEYVSLDDLFARADYITVHVPKLKQTVGLLNKAAFEKMKTGVMVLNCARGGIVDEADLYDALMSGRVAAAALDVFVTEPPGEHPLLKLDNVIATPHLGASTKEAQVNVAEAAAHQIIEFLKNNTVINAVNLPAVSGDLLEKLSPFTTLADRMGRLLAQFSGANITEIKIEYNGDFQGLDLAPVTTAAVKGLLTPLVAYQVNSVNAASLAGEMGIAITTRSETLPIDYTSLITISVTSGAGTHTVAGTIFGKKEARVVRINDFRLEMIPTKGHFAIIHNLDKPGAIGSIGTTLGTFGVNIERMQVGQQGDTLRNIIFLRTGSRIPDDALAAVKELPLVKDVTVFELDE
- a CDS encoding hybrid sensor histidine kinase/response regulator, translating into MDDRQRMKILVVDDEKDIREGCVRVLRRLDCEVSMAANGHEALELLGREFFDVLLLDLKMPGIDGMDVLREIQQQERDILVIVITGFATVETAIEAMKQGAYDFIPKPFDPAQLRIVVERALDKIRLIHETEQLALERSRTLADLGTEKSRISAIVESLPTGVAVTDKNGTVVLMNPSFKLLVGLAPETAPGADIATYIEDPVLCDMVRRTARGDNGGAADLFTHELSIGGEKYLIARGRPVQAETGECIGTVVTLGDITSIKLLDQLKSEFVAKVSHELRSPLSTIHEQLGAVLRDMAEENDDNEDQYILSRAKEKTGGLIALIGDLLDLSRIESGGVTHNIQPIRLENLLASIVDFMQSRAAAREQRLSLELGTGPFPELTADPLALESIFGNLVANALQYTGNGGSVVVRADMEDGFFRVSVADTGFGVAEQHREKIFEKFFRVKDENTRFITGTGLGLPIVKGLVEQMGGTIDLASQPGKGSTFTVRLPAPRNV
- the pth gene encoding aminoacyl-tRNA hydrolase, with product MYETEPYLLAGLGNPGSDYARTRHNIGFMVIDRLAERFSFAIDRTKGSCLYGTGGIEGQRVVAVKPQGFMNSSGPPLFRLAQYLKISSKRMLVVHDDIDLAFGKLKIKTKGGHGGHNGIKSIIDTFGTDDFVRVRIGIDHPGAREGVVGHVLGRFSAEELEHLDGLIQQAGETVTAILKEGATAAMNRLHGAR